In a single window of the Halobacteriovoraceae bacterium genome:
- a CDS encoding response regulator: MDFNLLILAMIGIVISGSYLITQGVTMIEEVYTEFSKPFEGMRILHVDDDESCLKLISKKLGRKGANVLSVNGSQEFVDKIDGFKPQFVIFDYNIDRNNGWQLFRYALKKGYLDGAKAVFYTSQKTLLRDVMISERFKIPILRKNSVNPQYIYDSFKNSWFLSQTFGSEDIRKLTENEGSLKLKY; encoded by the coding sequence ATGGATTTTAATTTACTAATTTTAGCAATGATTGGAATTGTTATATCCGGTAGTTACCTTATTACTCAGGGTGTAACTATGATAGAGGAGGTGTATACGGAATTTTCTAAACCCTTTGAGGGTATGCGAATACTACATGTAGATGATGATGAATCATGTCTAAAACTAATCTCCAAAAAGCTTGGGAGGAAGGGTGCAAATGTCCTTAGTGTTAATGGTTCACAGGAATTTGTTGATAAGATTGATGGATTCAAACCTCAGTTTGTTATCTTTGATTATAATATTGATAGAAATAACGGATGGCAGCTTTTTAGATACGCCCTTAAAAAAGGCTATCTTGATGGAGCAAAAGCAGTGTTTTATACAAGTCAAAAGACTCTCCTTAGAGATGTTATGATAAGTGAGAGATTTAAAATTCCAATACTTAGAAAAAACTCCGTAAATCCACAATATATTTATGATTCTTTTAAGAATTCATGGTTTCTTTCTCAAACTTTTGGCTCGGAAGATATTAGAAAGCTGACAGAGAACGAGGGTTCTCTAAAGCTCAAATATTAA
- a CDS encoding matrixin family metalloprotease — MKNTAKNIILIAIITLTVACGKTQTVVSTMNTNQGDIRWENLGQTIYVTEDFSDDEFAALQNAAQVWNDTLGTNAIDIVRGGVNNQYTNLELPVHDRVSEATKQYTWDQSQKTTVALCWYTSLGGFIKGADLHFNYHNYKFSTGEETARFTMDLETIAIHEMGHFLGLAHSDHAEDVMYPYSFYGQQKRELSKNDQERIIELYR; from the coding sequence ATGAAGAACACTGCAAAAAACATCATCTTAATCGCAATAATCACTCTAACTGTAGCATGTGGTAAAACTCAAACTGTAGTATCCACAATGAATACTAATCAAGGTGATATTAGATGGGAAAATTTAGGTCAAACAATCTATGTAACCGAAGATTTTTCAGATGATGAATTTGCCGCTCTCCAAAATGCTGCTCAAGTTTGGAATGATACTCTTGGAACAAATGCTATAGATATTGTTAGAGGTGGAGTTAATAACCAATATACTAATTTAGAGCTTCCTGTTCATGACAGAGTATCAGAGGCAACAAAACAATACACTTGGGATCAGTCTCAAAAAACAACTGTTGCCCTTTGTTGGTATACATCTTTAGGCGGTTTTATAAAAGGAGCAGATCTCCACTTTAATTATCATAATTACAAATTCAGTACAGGAGAAGAAACTGCTCGTTTTACAATGGACTTAGAAACTATCGCTATTCATGAAATGGGTCATTTTTTGGGACTAGCTCACTCAGATCATGCTGAAGACGTTATGTATCCTTACTCTTTTTACGGACAACAAAAAAGAGAACTTTCTAAAAATGATCAAGAAAGAATAATTGAACTATACAGATAA
- a CDS encoding PAS domain-containing sensor histidine kinase, giving the protein MEISGHVLLLIVAIVAFFLIILIIFKSVFWFSNEHKIIDSLNSQILDVSTSALFITDINGIIQMVNKTALKMFKYNRYELVGSSINKLMPETIASMHDTLMQTYLKNEYKYQLNVSLREIYALRSNGEEFPIQIQINEIWYNDTRYFVGAISDISAEKQAIKESIKSEKDSANKDKFLSLLSHDLRTPVGKIQSLSEILIEDMESMDKTEVSEIIQNIYDVSESALYLISSLLSSQRIKGGDIDLKLKNVDIVQFIKTTLSEFKNLYKLKNITLKESLPEKPIFCEIDELLINQVIINLLTNAEKFCQKGDEIAISVYKKGSDYALICVEDSGPGIPPEDIFELFQYKELEKSTGSNGEIGTGFGLPFCHEIITSHGGRILAGSSNLGGAKIEIYLKISE; this is encoded by the coding sequence ATGGAAATTTCAGGTCATGTCCTACTACTTATTGTCGCTATAGTGGCATTTTTTCTAATAATATTAATCATCTTTAAGAGTGTGTTTTGGTTTTCAAACGAGCATAAAATTATCGACTCGCTTAATTCGCAAATCTTGGACGTATCAACAAGTGCCCTATTTATCACAGACATTAACGGTATTATCCAAATGGTAAACAAGACCGCACTTAAAATGTTTAAATACAACAGATATGAACTTGTAGGATCTAGTATAAATAAACTGATGCCAGAAACCATAGCGTCAATGCATGATACTCTTATGCAAACCTATCTAAAAAACGAATACAAATACCAGCTAAATGTATCCCTAAGAGAGATATATGCTCTACGCTCAAATGGTGAAGAATTTCCAATTCAAATCCAAATTAACGAAATATGGTACAATGATACACGCTATTTTGTTGGAGCAATAAGCGATATAAGCGCAGAAAAACAGGCGATAAAAGAGTCAATTAAATCAGAAAAGGACTCTGCAAATAAAGATAAATTTCTCTCTCTTCTTTCCCACGATCTCAGGACCCCCGTTGGCAAAATACAAAGTTTATCAGAAATTTTAATTGAAGATATGGAGTCGATGGACAAAACTGAAGTATCAGAAATTATTCAAAATATTTATGACGTATCGGAATCTGCACTCTATTTAATATCTTCACTTTTATCCTCTCAAAGAATAAAAGGAGGAGATATAGATCTCAAGCTTAAAAACGTAGACATTGTGCAATTTATAAAGACAACTCTTAGCGAGTTTAAGAATTTATATAAACTTAAGAATATAACTTTAAAAGAAAGCCTACCTGAAAAACCAATTTTTTGCGAGATAGACGAACTCCTTATTAACCAAGTTATTATCAATTTACTGACTAATGCAGAAAAGTTTTGCCAAAAAGGAGACGAAATAGCTATTAGCGTATATAAAAAAGGAAGCGATTACGCCCTTATCTGCGTTGAAGACTCTGGTCCAGGCATACCTCCAGAAGATATTTTTGAACTTTTTCAGTACAAAGAGCTAGAAAAATCAACTGGTTCAAACGGCGAAATTGGAACTGGTTTTGGCCTTCCTTTTTGTCACGAAATTATTACTTCTCATGGAGGAAGAATTTTGGCTGGCTCATCAAATTTGGGCGGGGCTAAAATAGAGATCTATCTCAAAATCTCAGAATAA